Sequence from the Thunnus maccoyii chromosome 11, fThuMac1.1, whole genome shotgun sequence genome:
aaaagaaagaaatgcttCAGATGACTACGCTGGTGCTGCTATGGGAACTTCTATCCtaggagagaaaagagacagaggcaaGGTTTAGTTAAAGCAGGAGATGATTCAACACACATAAGAAGAATGAGAGAccaaaaagatgaagaaataaaCAAGACTACTCatttacagccatgctagtagTCTGTGAAGCTGCAtttaggcacagtggtgctttgagctaaatgctaacatgttcataatgacaatgtttagcatgttcaccatcttagtttagcatctTAGCATGCttattagcactaaacaaaaaGTATAGCTGAAGATGATGGGAACGTAATTAGTTTAGCAGGTGTTTGGTCAtagaccaaagtgttggacttcaaaatttgacctgatgatggtgcttgaggaaaagtcaagagatcaacaaagttattacaattaatcAGGAGTAAATGTCTAAATTTTGCTCATCAATATAGTAGATGCAGAGATATTTCACATGAAGTGAAAAGTTTGACCTGTTGGTGgcactagaagaaaagtcaggggatcaccaaactCTTTAGGATTCATCTGCTGGGCACCgtgaatgtctgtgcaaaacGTTATGGGAATCATCTAATATTTGTAGAGATAATTCAGCCTGGAACAAAGTGGTGGGACCGACCAACCAAACAACTGACATTGCCATCGCTCACTGATAGCATGGCTAACAAATGACGAAAGAAAGAAGTCGAAactagaaaaagaaaaggaaactaAGTGGAGatagaaaaatgacacaaagagaATCATTCTCACCACACTATTTAtacagagtgtgtttgtgtgtggatcTTACATAAAGATGGTTGTAGTTCCTTTGCCCGTTACCGTGTCCAGGCTGGATCTCAATGGAGTTGTAGCTAGGGGGCTTCTCTGGCCAATCCTTCCCTTTCCCTCCCCTTCTTCTCCTGTTGTCCTCTTCATCTGAGCTCCAGGACCCTTTGCGACGCTGAGGAGGTGAGTAGCTCCTCTCCCTCCGTGCTGCTCTGCTGTGCAGCTCCTCCATCAGGTCATCACGACTGTGGGTTCGTGGCCTGGacccacctcctctcctccctgctgAGCTTCCTCTCTCATTTCTCGAGCCCCTGTGTGGCGCTCTCCCTCGCCTGTTATCCCAGTCGGAGTCGTCGCTGTAATCACGCAAGATCCCCCGCCTGGGAGGAGAGACGTCTCTGTATCTACGACTGTCTCTGTGGACGCCCCTTTCCGAGGGGATTGTGCTCCCACTGGACTGGCTAGACATTCTGGGGACACCCCTGActccctctccacctccagGCCCCCTGCGTGAGGAAAAGCTGGGTCCGCGCTGGATGATAGGAGGAAGGGTGATCACCCTTCTCTCGATCCCTCTCACCCCCATGTCATCCAGGGCTGACAACATACTCGGAGGCCCGGGACTGTAGGGAACTGCGGGAGGAGCCTGCTGGGGCTGAGGATGAGACTGTAATGGCGGCATATTTTGGACAACACGTGAAGCCATTGGAGGTGGTCCTGCATCCAGCCCCCTCACCTGGTTCTCCAGGTAGTCCAACACCTGGTTGGTGCCTTGAACACTGCTATGCACACTGCCGTTCATGTGGTaatggtgaggaggaggaggagggggctgctgctgcagggCCATGGGTGACAGCTGCATGGGAGCCATGGCAAAGTTCTGTTTGACAGGGTGGTCCGAGTACGAGCCTGAAACCGAAGTGACAGTGAGCTcagttaaaaacagaaagtggGGAGACATGAATAATCTTAATTACATATTGATCAGTCTAAACAAGGGTGTATAATTTCCAGAATTTTTGACCAGATGGTAGCGCTAGATGAAAAtggtcaccaaagttattacaattcatcctgaaggggacatgaatgtcAATGGAAATCTATCAAAAGGTTTTGAGCCATTTCGCTCAAAACCACAAACGTTGACCTCACAGTGTCACTGGATGAAAAGTTggaggatcactaaagtcattaggagtcatcctctggggaccaatgatgtctgtacaacatttcatggcaatccatccaatagtttttgagatattttagcCTGgacaaaagtcaaacatttattttagtgtGGTTAGAAATGTTGATCAGCTCATTTGAGATGCCTTCAATTATTACCATCACCAACTTAAAAAGCAACAGTGAGTTCTTTGTGAACTTTTAGACTTGGTTTTCACCTCTCAGGCTACATACAGGCTGCCCTAAACCTCAGAGCCTGTATGCCGTCTGACACAAAGATCTGCAGACACTACACAAGTCTACTGTCAtctcttttgcatgtttttgggtaaacaaaaaacatctttttcatcaatattttaatttatagtTAATATTCTCATAAAAGAACTTGCAAGAACTGAACATCAATCAAAGACAAGCCATGAAAGGACACTGCTCTTTCTGTAGTAAAGATTCAAATATAACATCTATCAGAAAGTGGGTTTAGTTCATTAAAAGCCTAATACAGCAATTTACATGGATTTGTATTGTTGGTCTACCATCCATAGCATGATAACCAGAGTTATAGTGTGTTATTTGCTGGAttgatataaatgtaatatataaatgCTGGAAATAGCATTCAtagtctctgtttttttttttcattgtgtcttcccacttctgaaaccaaaccaaacacacGATCTTGGGTCTAGGCAAGAATTGAGCAACAAAGTATTcaataaagcattaaaataaGTCCTTTGTGCTTTTGTGTCACTCACCTGAATACAGTATGGGGACACCCTGAGAGGAGGCATTGGAGCTAATGGTAGCATAAATGGGTTGGCCGTGCATCCAAGGAGCCATAGCCTTCTGAGCCTGTCGCATCATCCGGTGCTGCATCACAGCTGAGAAGAGAGACGGTTAAAGGTCATTTGTGTGACTCAACTCTGATATCGGTGATGACGGAGTAGATTTTGGTTTATGGGTTTGCATGAGTACAAATTCTATTCTAAACCATTTTGTCTATGATGCACTTTGTGTTTACGCTTCTATGCTTATCAGATCCTGCACCACTTGACAGTTTCTCATAATTTCAAAAGCAGCAGATAATGATCTAAAACTGAATTTACTGATGCTTGCAAAGTGCAAATATGAAACATGATCCACATTGTATAGGGTTCTGCTTTAATC
This genomic interval carries:
- the ildr1b gene encoding immunoglobulin-like domain-containing receptor 1b isoform X1, whose translation is MGKMILMALLLVYLPTELLSIQVNVPETERFTTLFASVILRCDYSTSANPQDVLVTWRYKSFCKDPVLDYYSTAYQAALQLGQDPSNDCPDRQRTVRTVVQKRGLNEPILGADYRERKITIQNKADLVINEVMWWDNGVYYCNIDAPGDTTGDPDREVKLIVYHWLTVLLIIIGALLLIMLFCICCCQCCPQKCCCYVRCPCCPQTCCCPEKAVMQHRMMRQAQKAMAPWMHGQPIYATISSNASSQGVPILYSGSYSDHPVKQNFAMAPMQLSPMALQQQPPPPPPHHYHMNGSVHSSVQGTNQVLDYLENQVRGLDAGPPPMASRVVQNMPPLQSHPQPQQAPPAVPYSPGPPSMLSALDDMGVRGIERRVITLPPIIQRGPSFSSRRGPGGGEGVRGVPRMSSQSSGSTIPSERGVHRDSRRYRDVSPPRRGILRDYSDDSDWDNRRGRAPHRGSRNERGSSAGRRGGGSRPRTHSRDDLMEELHSRAARRERSYSPPQRRKGSWSSDEEDNRRRRGGKGKDWPEKPPSYNSIEIQPGHGNGQRNYNHLYDRSSHSSTSVVI
- the ildr1b gene encoding immunoglobulin-like domain-containing receptor 1b isoform X2, producing the protein MGKMILMALLLVYLPTELLSIQVNVPETERFTTLFASVILRCDYSTSANPQDVLVTWRYKSFCKDPVLDYYSTAYQAALQLGQDPSNDCPDRQRTVRTVVQKRGLNEPILGADYRERKITIQNKADLVINEVMWWDNGVYYCNIDAPGDTTGDPDREVKLIVYHWLTVLLIIIGALLLIMLFCICCCQCCPQKCCCYVRCPCCPQTCCCPEKAVMQHRMMRQAQKAMAPWMHGQPIYATISSNASSQGVPILYSGSYSDHPVKQNFAMAPMQLSPMALQQQPPPPPPHHYHMNGSVHSSVQGTNQVLDYLENQVRGLDAGPPPMASRVVQNMPPLQSHPQPQQAPPAVPYSPGPPSMLSALDDMGVRGIERRVITLPPIIQRGPSFSSRRGPGGGEGVRGVPRMSSQSSGSTIPSERGVHRDSRRYRDVSPPRRGILRDYSDDSDWDNRRGRAPHRGSRNERGSSAGRRGGGSRPRTHSRDDLMEELHSRAARRERSYSPPQRRKGSWSSDEEDNRRRRGGKGKDWPEKPPSYNSIEIQPGHGNGQRNYNHLYKFP